In one Nitrospirota bacterium genomic region, the following are encoded:
- a CDS encoding SpvB/TcaC N-terminal domain-containing protein, producing the protein MQDDGRGRDGSQGDGKNAGSAAPSIALPKGGGALRGIGEKFAANPVTGTASLVVPVFTSPGRANFNPQLTLSYDSGSGNGPFGFGWSLSVPSVARKTDKGIPRYLDAEEPDVFILSGAEDLVPVLDRNAAGNWETLTVSLRIIGGVTYAIERYRPRIEGLFARIERWTSRSDRSDSFWRTISKDNVTTWYGRSPESRIADPADPARIFSWLICESHDDKGNAIVYGYKGENAEGVFEDAEGNPVVLVNERNRERRANRYLKRIRYGNRAPYFPELTAGAPLPAPPAAADPDGSREWHFEVVFDYGEHHAAAPHSGDSAGQGNSTRWLARPDPFSTYRSGFEVRTSRLCRRVLMFHHFKDEPGVGDNCLVRSTDFTYDFGQEALDAATPGYTFLRSAVQSGYRRDQDGYLKRSLPPLEFDYSRARVQDEIRDVDAESLENLPAGVDGSAVQWTDLHGEGIPGLLIEQAGAWYYKRNLSLISTRPVELAPLEPVTVKPTLSLGSGQAQFMDLAGDGRPDLVVLDGPLSGLFEHDEQDGWLPFRPFTSRLNRDTRDPNLRFIDLDGDGRPDVLITEEAAFVWHASLGEGGFGPARTVAQALDEEKGPRLVFAEEAQSVYLADMSGDGLTDLVRIRNGEVCYWPNLGHCRFGPKISMDNAPLFDHPDRFSPQRLRLADIDGTGAIDIIYLHSDGVRLYFNQSGNGWSAARPLKAFPAVNSVVSIAATDLLGNGTACLVWSSPLPGDNRQQMRYIDLMGGQKPHLLTLVRNNLGAETRIRYASSATFYLQDRRDGKDWVTRLPFPVHVVERVETWDYVSRNRFVTRYAYHHGYFDGEEREFRGFGMVEQWDTEELAALGGAFPPGDNDSAEGYLPPVYTKTWFHTGLHAGRGRVSRYFAGLLDGSDVGEYYPWRRSGDDASDRLAKELLLDDTVLPRSLPPEEEREACRALKGCLLRQEVYALDGTEKQDHPYTVIEQNFAVRRLQPRGRNRHAVFFTHARERLSCRYERIPDDPRVSHEVTLEVDPTYGSVLKTLAVGYGRAKGKSPLRGADKERQEQTLITYTESDLTNAVDRPVTDPGYDPDNYRVPLQYDVRTYEVTGISPAGGARLFSFDELVKDDYAVLRTLPEAPYQQAVDHAARRKRLLRRVRALFRRNDLTDLLGQGVLESRALPGETYVLVFPKGLLDQVLVRGGQKLLPADPAGILAGGGADRGGYVDLDGDGSWWRPSGRLFYSPLINHTPAQERAFARQHFFLSRRYRDAWQAETIVSYDRYDLLLLETRDPLGNRITAGERGSDPLQPLKQQGIDYRVLQPGLLMDRNGNCTRVAFDALGMVVGTAIMGKPLPAPVEGDSLEGFAADLSRAEIEGLLDAPDPRTPAPALLGKATMRFIYDLDRFYLSRRAHPGDPAQWRPACAATLTRETHAALPLPPQGIRIQIAFSYSDGFGREIQKKIQAAPGPLPGGGPVVSPRWIGSGWTIFNNKGNPVRQYEPSFSGTHAFEFGLQAGVSSVLFYDPAGRVVATVHPNHTYEKIVLDPWRQVTCDANDTVAARGIQSGDPRTDPDIGGYVAEFFRTQPAQWKTWYQERITGAMGAEEQSAAAKAALHAGTPLTAHFDALGRLFLTLAHNGFKPDGSAVLHAGRISLDIEGKKRAVFDAGGRLVMSYGYDMLGRLLHQSAMDSGERWTLHDSADRPLRSWDSGGHTIRIDYDLLRRPLRTFVTGADPDDPGRTFLAERIVYGEQHPEAEQRNLRGRACLYLDQAGMVVNEAHDLKGNLARVTRRLARGYRKALDWSGVDATLPADGSEALDPAGLEAAAALLVMAESFGSMTSYDALNRPVQLVPPRSSLPGAKCTVVQPFYNEAGLLQHVRVWLDCPATPVALLDPAAEPTSPVGVGAIEYNAKGQRLLIRYDNGAVTRYTYDPATFRLVRLYTRRGAAFTKDCDNPQPPPATMPSPEEPPGAPCGLQNLRYTYDPAGNITHIHDDARQTVYFNGQVVPPHSDYTYDALYRLVRAGGREHIGQVGQPETTWNDAFRSRQAHPQDGQAMRNYTEQYEYDDDGNILKLIHQAADRNWTRTYAYDETSQTEPAKKNNRLTSASVGITTPSIERYRYDARGNTIRMPHLAGHPDPAAANMHWDYKSQLRRTDLGGGGTAYYTYDASGQRVRKVREKAPGLIEERLYLGGVEFFRRHGGAIGSDTAVFERETLHITDGSQRIALVETRTLDKAHADPGPARLIRYQLGNHLGSALLELDHQAAIVSYEEYTPFGSTSYQAVRSQTETPKRYRFAGKERDDETGFSYHGARYYAPWLGRWISPDPAGLKDGSNLYAATRNNPVRLVDPTGMAGEETNVVKPVVLEALKTKGVPYATEVMFDVVSKSGKVITSGRFDVFFLDPRTGSPVIPELKGVDLGALTQNQEIYKPMLESSEGATIRITGSKAAGLGVSKGVTLVVSGENYVVVGMENLTDFREALDQVAGGKIKHTFLDKSGKVHMFKTTEEFEQFLKKTGRTKPTPPGGPKGFVTLEGLGIMLGVATALTQYVRGGQEIAEGKTAEGAISTAEGSTTLFMTFAPYAKGVTAATGTGAGALTAAAGLAAAGSIMLAAETGRAAVRGEETPLEVADKFYGTQFSDVYAWQKRSTTARVAFGVLSLGLSEAWYALNKSVEQ; encoded by the coding sequence ATGCAAGACGACGGCAGAGGGAGGGACGGGTCTCAGGGCGACGGCAAGAATGCCGGCAGTGCGGCGCCGTCCATCGCACTGCCCAAGGGCGGTGGAGCGCTCCGGGGCATCGGCGAGAAGTTTGCCGCCAATCCGGTGACCGGCACGGCCTCCCTGGTGGTGCCTGTTTTCACCTCTCCCGGTCGTGCCAATTTCAATCCCCAACTTACGCTTTCCTATGATTCCGGTTCGGGCAACGGCCCCTTCGGATTCGGCTGGAGCCTGTCCGTTCCTTCCGTCGCCCGGAAGACCGACAAAGGCATTCCCCGATATCTGGACGCTGAGGAGCCGGACGTCTTCATCCTCTCCGGGGCGGAGGATCTCGTTCCCGTGCTTGATCGTAATGCCGCCGGCAATTGGGAAACACTGACCGTTTCCCTAAGAATCATCGGTGGCGTCACCTACGCAATCGAGCGTTACCGTCCAAGGATCGAGGGGCTCTTCGCACGCATCGAGCGGTGGACCAGCCGGTCGGACAGGAGTGATTCGTTCTGGCGCACCATCTCGAAAGATAACGTCACCACCTGGTACGGCAGGTCGCCCGAGAGCCGCATTGCCGATCCCGCCGACCCCGCACGCATTTTCAGCTGGCTCATCTGCGAGAGCCACGACGACAAGGGCAACGCCATTGTCTACGGCTACAAGGGAGAGAACGCCGAGGGCGTCTTTGAGGATGCCGAAGGGAACCCCGTCGTCCTCGTCAACGAGCGCAATCGCGAGCGCAGGGCCAACCGCTACCTGAAGCGCATCCGCTACGGCAACCGCGCTCCGTACTTTCCCGAGCTCACTGCCGGCGCTCCCCTGCCCGCTCCGCCCGCCGCCGCCGACCCCGACGGCAGCAGGGAATGGCACTTCGAAGTTGTCTTTGATTATGGGGAGCACCATGCTGCCGCGCCCCATTCAGGCGACAGCGCGGGACAGGGGAACTCTACGCGCTGGCTCGCCCGTCCCGATCCTTTCTCCACCTATCGCTCGGGCTTCGAGGTGCGTACGAGCCGGCTTTGCCGTCGCGTGCTGATGTTCCACCACTTCAAGGATGAGCCCGGCGTCGGTGACAACTGCCTGGTCCGCTCGACCGACTTCACCTATGACTTCGGGCAGGAGGCGCTCGACGCTGCCACGCCTGGATATACCTTTCTGAGGTCAGCCGTCCAGAGCGGCTACCGGCGCGATCAGGACGGCTATCTGAAACGGAGCCTGCCGCCTCTTGAATTCGACTACAGCCGGGCAAGAGTTCAGGACGAGATACGGGATGTGGATGCCGAGAGCCTGGAGAATCTGCCCGCCGGAGTGGACGGCAGCGCTGTCCAATGGACCGACCTTCACGGCGAAGGGATTCCCGGCCTTCTCATAGAACAGGCCGGCGCCTGGTACTACAAGCGCAATCTCTCCCTTATCAGCACGCGCCCCGTCGAATTGGCGCCTCTGGAGCCGGTCACCGTCAAACCCACCCTTTCTCTTGGGAGCGGGCAGGCGCAGTTCATGGACCTTGCCGGTGACGGCCGGCCCGACCTGGTGGTGCTCGACGGCCCTCTGTCCGGATTGTTTGAGCATGATGAACAGGACGGCTGGCTGCCTTTCCGCCCCTTCACGTCGCGCCTCAACCGGGACACCCGCGATCCCAATCTGAGATTCATCGATCTGGATGGCGACGGCCGTCCCGACGTGCTTATAACCGAGGAGGCCGCCTTCGTCTGGCACGCCTCCCTCGGCGAGGGCGGCTTCGGTCCGGCCCGCACTGTTGCCCAGGCCCTCGATGAGGAGAAGGGCCCCCGTCTCGTCTTCGCCGAGGAGGCGCAGTCCGTCTATCTGGCCGATATGAGCGGCGACGGGCTGACAGACCTTGTGCGCATCCGTAACGGCGAGGTGTGCTACTGGCCCAATCTCGGCCACTGCAGGTTCGGCCCGAAAATCAGCATGGATAACGCCCCCTTGTTCGATCACCCCGACCGGTTCAGCCCTCAACGCCTCCGTCTGGCCGATATCGACGGCACCGGCGCCATTGACATCATCTATCTGCACAGCGACGGCGTGCGCCTCTACTTCAATCAATCCGGCAACGGCTGGAGCGCCGCCCGGCCTTTGAAGGCCTTCCCGGCGGTAAATAGCGTCGTCTCGATCGCGGCCACTGATCTGCTCGGCAATGGAACAGCCTGCCTTGTCTGGTCATCGCCGCTGCCCGGGGACAACAGGCAGCAGATGCGCTACATTGACCTGATGGGAGGACAGAAACCCCATCTCCTCACTCTGGTGAGGAACAACCTGGGAGCGGAGACGCGCATTCGATACGCATCGTCGGCCACGTTTTACCTGCAGGACCGGCGTGACGGGAAAGACTGGGTTACCCGGCTGCCGTTCCCGGTGCATGTCGTCGAGAGAGTCGAGACCTGGGACTATGTCAGCCGCAACCGTTTCGTCACCCGCTATGCCTATCACCACGGCTACTTCGACGGAGAGGAACGGGAGTTCCGGGGATTCGGCATGGTGGAGCAGTGGGACACGGAGGAGCTTGCCGCCCTCGGCGGCGCTTTCCCTCCCGGCGACAACGACAGCGCCGAGGGGTACCTTCCTCCGGTATACACCAAGACCTGGTTCCACACCGGCCTTCATGCCGGACGGGGCAGGGTGTCACGGTACTTTGCAGGGCTCCTCGACGGCAGTGATGTCGGAGAGTACTACCCGTGGCGCAGGAGCGGTGATGACGCCTCTGACCGGCTGGCGAAGGAGCTGCTGCTCGACGATACCGTGCTGCCCCGTAGCCTCCCTCCGGAGGAGGAGCGGGAGGCCTGCCGGGCGCTCAAGGGGTGTTTGCTGCGCCAGGAGGTATACGCCCTCGACGGCACCGAGAAGCAGGATCACCCCTACACGGTCATCGAGCAGAACTTTGCCGTCCGGCGTCTTCAGCCCCGCGGCAGGAACCGTCATGCCGTTTTCTTTACCCACGCTCGTGAGCGGCTCAGCTGCCGCTACGAGCGCATTCCCGACGACCCCCGGGTAAGCCACGAAGTGACCCTCGAGGTGGATCCAACATACGGCAGTGTGCTTAAAACCCTCGCCGTAGGCTACGGCCGCGCCAAAGGGAAGAGTCCCCTCCGGGGGGCCGACAAAGAGAGGCAGGAGCAAACCCTCATTACCTATACCGAAAGCGACTTGACAAATGCCGTCGACAGGCCCGTCACCGATCCGGGGTATGATCCGGATAACTACCGTGTGCCGCTCCAGTACGACGTGCGCACCTATGAGGTAACGGGCATCTCCCCTGCCGGAGGCGCCCGGCTCTTCTCCTTTGATGAGCTGGTTAAGGACGACTATGCGGTGCTGCGCACGCTTCCGGAGGCGCCCTATCAGCAGGCAGTCGACCATGCGGCCCGCCGCAAGCGGCTCCTCAGACGGGTGCGAGCGCTCTTTCGCAGGAACGATCTGACGGACCTTCTCGGACAGGGAGTCCTCGAGTCCCGGGCACTGCCTGGTGAAACGTATGTCCTCGTTTTTCCCAAAGGCCTGCTGGATCAGGTCCTTGTAAGGGGAGGACAGAAACTGCTGCCTGCCGACCCCGCCGGCATCCTCGCAGGGGGTGGGGCCGACCGGGGCGGCTACGTCGACCTCGACGGCGATGGCAGCTGGTGGCGTCCCTCAGGCCGTCTGTTCTACTCGCCGCTCATCAATCACACACCGGCCCAGGAACGGGCGTTCGCACGGCAGCATTTCTTCCTGTCCCGGCGCTATAGAGATGCGTGGCAGGCGGAAACAATCGTCTCCTACGATCGATATGATCTGCTGCTCCTTGAGACGCGGGATCCCCTGGGAAACCGTATTACCGCCGGAGAGCGGGGCTCTGACCCCCTTCAGCCGCTCAAGCAGCAGGGGATCGATTACCGCGTGCTCCAACCGGGCCTTCTGATGGATCGCAACGGCAACTGCACTCGTGTTGCCTTCGATGCTCTCGGCATGGTCGTCGGCACGGCAATCATGGGGAAGCCCCTGCCTGCTCCGGTGGAGGGCGATTCTCTGGAAGGATTTGCCGCAGACCTGTCACGGGCCGAGATCGAGGGACTGCTCGACGCCCCGGACCCGCGGACACCGGCCCCGGCGCTGCTCGGAAAGGCCACAATGCGTTTTATCTATGACCTCGACCGCTTCTATCTGTCGCGGCGGGCCCATCCCGGGGATCCGGCGCAGTGGCGCCCGGCCTGCGCCGCAACTCTGACGCGTGAGACCCATGCCGCACTGCCGCTGCCGCCGCAGGGAATCAGAATCCAGATCGCCTTTTCCTATTCCGACGGCTTCGGCAGGGAGATACAGAAAAAGATCCAGGCCGCGCCGGGGCCTCTCCCCGGCGGAGGTCCCGTTGTGTCCCCGCGCTGGATAGGCAGCGGCTGGACCATTTTCAATAACAAGGGCAATCCGGTTCGCCAGTACGAGCCCTCCTTCTCGGGAACACATGCGTTCGAGTTCGGCCTGCAGGCCGGCGTCAGCTCCGTGCTGTTCTATGATCCGGCAGGCCGCGTCGTCGCCACGGTGCACCCCAATCACACGTATGAGAAGATCGTTCTTGATCCCTGGCGGCAGGTCACCTGCGACGCCAACGATACTGTTGCGGCCAGGGGCATCCAGAGCGGCGACCCCCGTACCGATCCCGATATCGGGGGCTATGTGGCGGAGTTCTTCAGAACCCAGCCTGCCCAGTGGAAGACGTGGTATCAGGAACGCATCACCGGCGCAATGGGCGCGGAGGAGCAGAGCGCTGCAGCGAAGGCTGCGCTCCATGCCGGCACGCCGCTCACCGCTCACTTCGATGCCCTTGGCCGGCTCTTCCTGACGCTGGCGCACAACGGTTTCAAACCCGACGGCTCAGCCGTGCTCCATGCCGGACGAATCTCCCTGGACATCGAGGGCAAGAAACGGGCGGTGTTCGACGCCGGAGGCCGCCTTGTCATGAGCTATGGCTATGATATGCTGGGGCGGCTCCTGCATCAGTCCGCCATGGATTCCGGTGAGCGCTGGACGCTGCATGACAGCGCCGACAGGCCGCTCCGCTCATGGGACAGCGGCGGCCATACCATCCGTATCGACTACGACCTGCTCCGCAGGCCCCTGCGCACCTTCGTCACCGGCGCTGACCCGGACGATCCGGGCAGGACCTTTTTGGCGGAGCGAATAGTCTATGGAGAGCAGCACCCCGAAGCGGAACAGCGCAATCTGCGGGGACGAGCCTGTCTGTATCTGGACCAGGCAGGCATGGTGGTGAACGAAGCCCACGACCTGAAGGGTAATCTTGCGCGGGTGACAAGACGGCTGGCCCGGGGCTACCGGAAGGCTCTCGACTGGAGCGGCGTCGATGCCACGCTGCCGGCCGACGGCAGTGAAGCGCTCGACCCTGCCGGACTCGAGGCTGCGGCAGCCCTGTTGGTCATGGCAGAATCCTTTGGCAGCATGACCTCCTATGATGCCCTCAACCGGCCCGTCCAGCTCGTGCCGCCGCGCAGCAGCCTGCCCGGTGCGAAGTGCACGGTCGTCCAGCCCTTCTACAATGAGGCCGGTCTGCTGCAGCACGTCCGGGTATGGCTGGACTGTCCGGCAACGCCTGTAGCGCTGCTCGATCCCGCCGCCGAGCCGACGTCGCCGGTCGGTGTCGGCGCTATCGAGTATAACGCCAAGGGGCAACGGCTGCTGATCCGTTACGACAACGGAGCAGTGACACGGTATACCTACGATCCGGCAACGTTCCGGCTTGTCCGGCTCTATACGCGGCGGGGGGCGGCGTTCACCAAAGATTGTGACAACCCGCAGCCTCCCCCTGCGACCATGCCCTCTCCCGAGGAGCCACCCGGCGCCCCTTGTGGATTGCAGAACCTGCGCTACACCTATGACCCTGCGGGCAACATTACCCATATACATGATGATGCCCGGCAGACCGTCTACTTCAATGGCCAGGTCGTTCCGCCGCACAGCGACTATACCTACGATGCTCTCTACCGGCTCGTCAGGGCGGGTGGACGCGAGCATATAGGGCAGGTCGGACAGCCTGAAACAACCTGGAACGATGCCTTCCGCAGCCGGCAAGCGCACCCGCAGGACGGGCAGGCCATGCGCAACTACACCGAACAGTACGAATACGATGACGACGGCAACATCCTCAAACTGATCCATCAGGCAGCCGACAGAAACTGGACACGCACCTATGCCTATGACGAAACGAGTCAGACAGAGCCGGCGAAGAAAAACAATCGCCTGACCAGCGCCTCCGTGGGCATCACCACTCCCTCCATCGAGAGATACCGGTATGATGCGAGAGGTAACACTATTCGCATGCCCCACCTCGCCGGCCATCCCGATCCCGCGGCTGCCAACATGCATTGGGACTATAAGAGCCAGTTGCGCCGGACCGATCTGGGCGGCGGCGGTACAGCCTATTACACTTACGACGCATCGGGCCAGCGGGTGCGCAAGGTCCGGGAGAAGGCGCCGGGGCTTATCGAAGAGAGATTGTACCTGGGCGGCGTGGAATTCTTCAGGCGCCACGGAGGGGCGATCGGTTCTGACACGGCAGTCTTCGAGCGCGAGACGCTGCACATCACCGACGGGTCGCAGCGTATAGCCCTTGTGGAGACGCGCACCCTGGACAAGGCTCACGCTGACCCCGGGCCGGCCCGCCTGATCCGGTACCAGCTGGGGAACCACCTTGGCTCGGCCCTGCTCGAACTGGATCACCAGGCGGCCATCGTCTCCTATGAGGAGTACACACCCTTCGGCAGCACGTCGTACCAGGCTGTGCGGAGCCAGACCGAGACGCCGAAGCGCTACCGCTTTGCGGGCAAGGAGCGCGACGACGAGACGGGCTTCAGCTATCACGGGGCGCGCTACTACGCGCCCTGGCTCGGCCGGTGGATATCACCCGATCCCGCGGGACTGAAGGATGGCAGCAACCTCTATGCAGCCACCCGCAACAACCCCGTCAGGCTCGTCGACCCTACCGGTATGGCCGGCGAAGAGACGAATGTGGTCAAGCCGGTCGTGCTTGAGGCACTGAAGACGAAAGGTGTCCCCTATGCCACGGAGGTGATGTTCGACGTGGTGAGCAAGTCGGGCAAGGTCATCACCTCGGGACGGTTCGATGTCTTTTTCCTCGACCCCAGAACGGGCAGCCCCGTAATTCCCGAGTTGAAAGGCGTCGATCTCGGGGCATTGACACAGAACCAGGAAATCTACAAACCCATGCTCGAATCTTCAGAAGGCGCGACGATCCGCATCACCGGCAGCAAGGCGGCGGGCCTCGGCGTGAGCAAGGGCGTCACCCTGGTCGTCAGCGGAGAAAACTATGTCGTTGTCGGTATGGAGAACCTTACCGACTTCAGGGAGGCTCTCGATCAGGTGGCCGGCGGCAAGATCAAACACACCTTCCTCGACAAGTCCGGAAAGGTCCATATGTTCAAGACGACGGAGGAGTTCGAGCAGTTCCTGAAGAAGACGGGGAGGACGAAACCGACACCACCCGGCGGACCGAAAGGGTTCGTCACCCTCGAAGGCCTCGGCATCATGCTCGGTGTGGCGACGGCGCTCACACAGTATGTCCGGGGCGGACAGGAGATAGCGGAAGGGAAGACGGCGGAAGGGGCGATATCGACGGCGGAGGGGTCAACGACCCTCTTCATGACCTTTGCCCCTTATGCAAAAGGCGTGACCGCGGCAACGGGCACCGGAGCGGGAGCGCTCACGGCTGCTGCGGGACTTGCCGCGGCAGGGAGCATCATGCTCGCCGCCGAAACGGGCCGTGCCGCGGTGCGGGGTGAAGAGACGCCCCTTGAGGTTGCCGATAAGTTCTACGGCACGCAGTTCTCCGACGTTTACGCATGGCAAAAGCGCTCGACGACGGCGCGTGTTGCCTTCGGCGTGCTGTCTCTCGGCCTCTCCGAGGCCTGGTACGCCCTCAATAAATCGGTTGAGCAGTGA